One Aspergillus oryzae RIB40 DNA, chromosome 2 genomic window carries:
- a CDS encoding GTP-Rho binding exocyst subunit SEC3 (exocyst protein Sec3) yields MSRAERFEDEKRRIIQSCFSRKDGDGSLTESYITHVRITEDAAYPSTPPPPNSPPDNKKPRAIIVAVRKSGRVRVHKARENNDGSFSIGKTWMLDDLSAIQSFNAWIPSSPLEQQQKQWASNVGFVVTIGKPYYWQARTSKEKDFFIGSLVKIYKKYTGGKVPELIGFDDRERQLLAGMPPPGPKHPGQGPPRPEVTLPPPGPPYSSHGSRPQSPYSSRAPSRDGPRRLPSEEQSLRAQRSRDQMGRPSTAQSGQSGRSIPTPPVPPQHPPPVPPDQRDQPPPRSTERLASENRMPKSPVSPESRGLDIPTSLLAASASSQRDRPSGESERNVVTRPEVQPPPSRDGKGVPEPKPRTQDLAFSSPRHNNDGSRPTTAQSVPSESPNVNPSPASNPGPNSAFNEGSIKASSPEVPTEPYDNIASERTPDTQPVEVPPALKLATSNAANAQMRAVVTETAAPVSTMESQPSELVREGGPISPPASPPEVPTSPAENEADAHRPGLGPMIKKKQSKEVVGALRKAATAHGAFKPRPGGAGERLLAAARKQKAEEHNGPDGITGVVPAPSLRTAIEPVVSPETPDKEIPALPSPAKEVPSPAKSPILEPPTVEVTQAAAEEVTVTSVETQEEPRDTSRATVKVGADERARSVSPSPDGRRRRRHEDNTIKYCQALGVDPSSIGGRGADFDDILTDLGWNGRLNDEKKIEDLEADIRREIGRVEATSWLGNLEQQEGKIDQLAKLIDKTIEECEELDNLLTLYSHELNTLHDDVSYIETQSQGLQVQTANQKLLHNELQNLLKTLSISSVELRSLKEASLSNPDGLRDTETALSTLYKAMLMIDSDILQNKRRLADAAGDHGSVGVYADTEIGQMRAIKEKKEEYRSQSRLFLQRLKQFMAIAYKVAEQKRVDTATNSSKDPMKLDSRAREYFRRELWMYNALMLFAKEVSGAEWHGLINLYEQQAKQPYQNEFRDNSLAWKKASRKPSGEEHELLFTHQEKEKENEGITMAARKLTVKRGKTMRAAAGLRLPSGDKQHGHLEPYESFAGALHETLSMISEEQNFLVQFFHLSSLSHVDFPDLVASVHPEERRLPDFGVKQLHDTDRGMARKVEQIMDELFSFWPNDMQSLVDSSIQADPLQGIGILFALEKAVLDFEDTNQDFIVHSLQKLHSRLIGLFNRFVDEQIRGIEDTKVKVNKRKGVISFMRVFPHFSTAVENMLSQPAQEFCDIRISVNEAYNRINRAMWESLKFIAKEAPGQPNGAAATSGDPEDKEALNYHILLIENMNHYIEEVDVRGLPVLEKWRERAYQDYHEHMKLYLDSVIHRPLGKLLEFVESAEGLLATTSNPADISSRPSHSRSVAKKVLATYDAKEMRRGIEALKKRVEKHFGDADDPGLSRSLVLKVLRECESRYEGAYDRTRRILNTVYEGQLDLEWRKEDAIAMFKK; encoded by the exons ATGTCGAGGGCCGAGAGATTCGAAGACGAGAAGAGACGGATCATTCAAAGCTGTTTCTCAAGGAaggatggcgatggctctT TGACTGAATCCTATATAACACACGTTCGCATCACGGAGGATGCTGCGTACCCGTCTACACCCCCTCCGCCGAATTCCCCACCCGACAACAAGAAGCCTCGAGCAATAATTGTTGCTGTGAGAAAATCAGGTAGGGTGCGTGTGCACAAGGCTAGGGAAAATAATGATGGTTCGTTTTCTATTGGTAAAACGTGGATGTTAGACGACCTGTCTGCGATACAGTCATTCAATGCTTGGATACCGTCGTCTCCATTGGAACAACAGCAGAAACAATGGGCCTCGAATGTTGGCTTTGTGGTGACCATTGGGAAGCCCTATTACTGGCAAGCTAGGACATCTAAGGAGAAGGATTTCTTCATCGGTAGTTTGGTGAAAATCTACAAGAAATACACCGGCGGGAAGGTACCGGAGCTGATAGGCTTCGATGATCGTGAGCGACAATTGCTTGCGGGCATGCCCCCTCCGGGCCCTAAACACCCTGGCCAAGGACCCCCGAGACCTGAAGTGacacttcctcctccagggCCACCATATTCATCCCATGGTAGCCGGCCTCAGTCTCCTTACTCGAGTCGTGCACCTAGCCGTGATGGGCCTCGCCGGCTACCCTCTGAAGAGCAATCCCTGAGAGCCCAACGCAGTCGGGATCAAATGGGTAGACCATCTACTGCCCAGTCTGGTCAGTCCGGGAGAAGCATTCCCACTCCTCCTGTACCGCCTCAGCACCCCCCGCCAGTTCCTCCTGACCAGCGAGACCAGCCACCTCCCCGCTCAACTGAGCGTCTGGCATCTGAAAACCGAATGCCCAAGTCCCCAGTATCACCGGAATCGAGGGGCTTAGACATTCCTACTAGTTTACTGGCCGCTTCGGCTTCGAGTCAGCGGGATCGACCAAGTGGAGAGTCGGAACGTAACGTAGTCACACGCCCCGAGGTCCAGCCACCGCCATCGCGGGATGGGAAAGGTGTGCCAGAGCCAAAGCCTCGCACCCAGGATCTGGCCTTCAGCTCACCTAGGCACAACAATGACGGTTCCCGGCCTACCACAGCTCAATCGGTTCCGAGTGAGAGTCCGAATGTCAACCCAAGTCCAGCTAGTAACCCGGGGCCTAACTCAGCTTTCAATGAGGGTAGTATTAAGGCATCCAGTCCCGAGGTTCCCACGGAGCCTTACGACAACATTGCATCCGAACGCACTCCCGACACGCAACCTGTCGAGGTACCACCAGCGTTAAAGCTGGCCACGTCAAACGCTGCTAACGCTCAAATGAGAGCCGTTGTTACTGAAACAGCAGCACCCGTATCCACTATGGAATCGCAACCCAGCGAATTGGTCCGAGAGGGTGGGCCGATCTCTCCGCCAGCCAGTCCCCCTGAGGTGCCCACATCACCTGCGGAAAACGAGGCGGATGCACATCGCCCTGGTCTTGGGCCTATgatcaagaaaaagcagagcAAGGAAGTTGTAGGTGCACTTCGCAAAGCCGCTACCGCTCATGGTGCTTTCAAGCCGAGAcctggtggtgctggtgagAGACTATTAGCGGCCgcaaggaaacaaaaagccGAGGAGCACAATGGGCCTGATGGGATCACTGGAGTCGTGCCCGCGCCCTCACTTCGTACAGCTATTGAACCTGTGGTGTCCCCCGAAACGCCGGATAAAGAGATACCAGcccttccatctccagcGAAGGAAGTGCCCTCTCCAGCCAAGTCTCCTATACTGGAGCCACCTACAGTTGAAGTAACACAGGCTGCCGCCGAAGAAGTTACTGTTACCTCTGTTGAGACTCAAGAGGAACCGAGAGATACTTCGAGGGCTACCGTGAAAGTCGGTGCGGACGAACGAGCGAGGTCTGTGTCTCCATCTCCTGACGGTCGACGCCGCAGGCGCCACGAAGACAATACGATCAAATACTGTCAGGCGCTTGGGGTCGATCCCAGCAGCATAGGTGGGCGTGGTGCGGACTTTGACGACATATTGACTGACCTTGGGTGGAATGGACGCTTGAATgacgagaagaaaatcgaggatcttgaggCGGATATCCGCCGTGAGATCGGTCGTGTCGAGGCTACTAGCTGGCTGGGTAATCTTGAGcagcaagaaggaaagatcGATCAACTTGCCAAGTTGATTGACAAGACTATCGAAGAGTGTGAAGAGCTGGATAATCTTCTAACACTGTACTCGCATGAACTCAAT ACCCTTCATGATGATGTATCCTATATAGAAACGCAGTCTCAAGGTCTGCAAGTGCAGACCGCCAACCAGAAACTACTCCATAACGAGCTTCAAAATCTGCTCAAAACTCTTTCTATCTCCTCGGTGGAGTTACGTTCCTTGAAAGAGGCGTCTCTCAGTAACCCTGATGGGCTGAGGGATACCGAGACTGCATTATCAACTCTGTATAAAGCTATGTTGATGATTGATTCTGATATATTGCAGAATAAGAGGCGATTGGCTGATGCGGCTGGGGATCACGGCAGTGTGGGTGTGTATGCTGATACGGAAATTGGCCAAATGCGTGcgatcaaggagaagaaagaggagtaTCGTTCGCAATCTCGGTTGTTCTTGCAGCGGCTCAAGCAGTTCATGGCCATTGCTTACAAGGTTGCTGAACAGAAAAGGGTCGACACTGCTACTAATAGCTCAAAAGATCCTATGAAGCTCGACAGTAGAGCACGAGAATACTTCCGCCGAGAGCTGTGGATGTATAATGCGCTGATGCTCTTTGCAAAGGAAGTCAGTGGCGCAGAGTGGCATGGGCTTATCAACCTGTACGAACAACAGGCTAAACAACCTTACCAGAATGAGTTTCGGGACAATAGTCTTGCTTGGAAAAAGGCGTCGAGAAAACcctctggagaagagcacGAGCTTCTGTTTACACatcaggagaaagaaaaggaaaatgaaggcATCACGATGGCCGCCAGGAAGTTAACCGTGAAACGAGGAAAAACTATGAGGGCTGCAGCGGGCCTACGGCTGCCTTCTGGTGACAAGCAGCATGGACATCTGGAGCCTTATGAATCGTTTGCAGGCGCACTTCATGAGACCTTGAGCATGATATCAGAGGAGCAGAACTTCCTAGTTCAATTCTTCCATCTAAGCTCACTGTCGCACGTTGATTTCCCCGACCTCGTTGCATCTGTCCACCCTGAGGAGCGCCGGTTACCCGACTTTGGCGTCAAGCAGTTGCACGATACCGATCGAGGAATGGCAAGGAAAGTGGAACAGATTATGGACGAACTGTTTTCATTCTGGCCGAACGATATGCAGAGCCTTGTGGATTCGTCCATTCAGGCCGATCCCTT ACAAGGGATAGGTATCCTGTTTGCTTTGGAAAAGGCGGTTCTGGATTTTGAAGATACCAACCAAGACTTCATCGTCCATTCACTCCAAAAACTCCATTCCCGATTGATTGGTCTCTTTAACCGCTTTGTAGACGAGCAGATTCGTGGAATTGAAGACACCAAGGTTAAGGTGAACAAGCGGAAGGGGGTCATCTCCTTCATGCGAGTCTTTCCCCATTTCTCCACGGCTGTCGAGAACATGCTGTCACAGCCCGCACAAGAGTTCTGTGACATTCGAATCAGCGTTAATGAAGCTTACAACCGCATCAACCGTGCCATGTGGGAGTCACTTAAGTTTATCGCCAAAGAAGCCCCTGGCCAACCTAACGGTGCAGCGGCAACTTCGGGCGACCCAGAAGATAAGGAGGCACTGAACTATCACATCCTTCTGATCGAGAATATGAACCATTACAttgaggaggtggatgtTCGAGGCCTACCGGTCCTAGAAAAATGGCGCGAGCGGGCTTACCAGGATTATCATGAACACATGAAGCTCTATCTAGACTCTGTCATTCACCGTCCACTGGGCAAGTTACTTGAGTTCGTTGAATCCGCGGAAGGCTTATTGGCGACCACAAGCAACCCGGCAGATATCTCGAGCCGCCCTAGCCACTCGCGCTCGGTAGCGAAGAAAGTTTTAGCCACGTACGATGCGAAAGAAATGCGGCGTGGTATTGAGGCACTCAAGAAACGGGTGGAGAAGCACTTTGGTGATGCTGACGACCCTGGACTCAGCCGCAGCCTTGTGTTGAAGGTACTGCGAGAATGTGAAAGTCGGTATGAGGGGGCGTATGACCGCACCCGACGCATTCTTAATACGGTGTACGAAGGCCAACTAGACCTCGAATGGCGTAAGGAGGATGCAATCGCCATGTTCAAGAAATAA